A single genomic interval of Pseudochaenichthys georgianus chromosome 3, fPseGeo1.2, whole genome shotgun sequence harbors:
- the qser1 gene encoding LOW QUALITY PROTEIN: glutamine and serine-rich protein 1 (The sequence of the model RefSeq protein was modified relative to this genomic sequence to represent the inferred CDS: inserted 2 bases in 2 codons; deleted 1 base in 1 codon), with amino-acid sequence MMDRNYPTSSFADALAPPAQTVAYWAYDRSTASVKPSSSYGAAHLDTELLQRQSYTSSHQLPTYTTTHLAAPAGALDSSINTSETSIMSFLSAMESRSLQAGPVSASLLPPFRPPSWPAGTNSSATDYLTGALPSTATFSSPAALSSYQHTGAYPSRSYATNPSMALLDPAFSTSTNGLFSHHDPLLHLKPGQGVLPTALAFNHLSSSALASALPVQSSTYRSAQESAPHLLQPXFSLLPSALPXPHGASQPYGAAVFSGSIERALQRECSVINHHQRPSSSHTASEQLSNSEHSLQGYFGSGSEADVAYQQDPSRQTPVSCSTSAGADSSQGVHRAPQTKTDSVTQAKDCSSELAPHTAGGEESHEQNLTGASPDRYSSPGQKQNSVIANQQSVQLSSLMSSSLAQTYITSQTQSHPPHSTSDKHSPLYETLPSLSSQSDNVASVSQTLVYSSSPGLSQEQEIQYGAQVQGLCQNLSENYPTSHSQGQALVTQSYATGQSLNLNSSYPTTCVQSLPTSNSSQDYTLMQASVGGKTHGTLSQQHTQPHKYVLSAPLPAYSLTSQALQNNIRSSIQDIKPTYGKQKPGELPIQDIDALQQASMEASAAASNMSAHNNVIYVVSKMDDHHKTQSVIRSNSRSDDQIMVLGHTNAAHVKDERMGSLSQQHIHLSSANGQDTTNTKTTNSSIISSHLHLSSEQLKQHTSFQLKSPEQNQQNHQNHSQSQSPIAHPQYITVPSTQVFLEPNQMILLQQPLVHHSQNSSKVLSVQGIQQAQDLGPVHVQYLQMGRELMGQGITETQRQQGTVESEQGCSDSSKHHYSHSNQQPHEAKNHFALNSICFPDSMLLADDRTILSNVDDILAATVAACGVAPQDFVKATSSAEAELAVMARPIDSKGHYQTVDIRHMSPSFSSAQQSIMTNTSSHNRTMTLNGVRMTTDCHGQPVHHNNSSELDTNGDGGGSENDFHLAGQVYDPQGFQSRVKGNAKKTEDSLMESSGNEEFPKKKARSKSLTKPGGSEEDGGQARPAKRGGQTKRQNSRGSDASSPSASQGVFDGCPQQERIRQKIREVEEKQPEVKTGFIGSFLDFIKSGPKQQYSPNPTRTTSRPRKPCTSSSSSSSSSSSSSSSSSSNKTPLCALPSLPPKLQTLPVITQESPGVSSHQKRLEEDLQKNLETLPSFSSDEEENTGKNQALRNSISSALSALDESSDRKSRPDDHMPGPMMKPDQVATMPLTVPLTCLSRVTIPIQTATAVSLGNVFVAKEEVKQTPLGQLAVELMSVAIEGLTDEELSDSGGEGMYRERDEFVVRNEDIENLKVTMRSGSEPPAIWKVQKALLQKFVPELRDGKRVFSATNSYLGYFGDAKTMYQRVYVKFLDTVNKREYVRVCSRKPHCKPMSSLRGVQVKTLLGLTAAPPSVSQSQKPRPKQLKPRAEPPPKKRRKWKEAISPAASGSSADEGGDDDELNPPVPFASRLLNTRTMKETFRSFVELLVSIALDEDVMTALERANDELLLPPMKRVDEMITDNRKRLLHKLHIGQVLKTALDGFPEISVVTELKKDRETPAFKVRLSGRAYNKKSLKPYKMPNKVPQEYTVDQQKTQWFSLYHSLQHYKYHTYLMCKDEIASLQVQTGHLGQEETVQRCLQNGAWVEGLFDRFGELINQVQQACR; translated from the exons ATGATGGACAGGAACTACCCGACCTCCAGCTTTGCGGACGCGCTGGCTCCACCAGCACAGACCGTCGCTTATTGGGCCTATGACCGCAGCACCGCTAGTGTCAAGCCAAG TTCCAGTTATGGGGCAGCACACCTTGATACAGAGCTCCTTCAGCGGCAAAGCTACACTTCAAGCCACCAGCTTCCCACCTACACTACTACACATCTTGCTGCTCCAGCAG GAGCACTTGACTCAAGCATTAATACTTCTGAGACCTCAATCATGAGCTTCCTGTCAGCCATGGAATCCAGAAGCCTTCAGGCTGGTCCTGTTAGTGCCTCACTGCTTCCTCCTTTTAGGCCCCCATCATGGCCCGCTG GTACCAACTCCTCCGCCACAGACTATTTGACTGGTGCACTGCCTTCTACTGCCactttctcctctcctgctgctcTGTCCTCCTATCAGCACACTGGTGCCTACCCTTCCAGGAGTTATGCTACCAACCCATCCATGGCTCTCCTGGATCCTGCCTTCAGCACTTCCACCAATGGCCTGTTTTCTCACCATGACCCCCTCCTTCATCTCAAACCAGGCCAGGGTGTGCTTCCCACTGCACTTGCCTTCAATCATCTCTCTTCCTCTGCTTTAGCCTCGGCTCTCCCTGTCCAGTCCTCCACCTACCGATCAGCCCAGGAGTCAGCTCCCCACCTCCTGCAAC AGTTCAGCCTGCTACCCTCGGCCCTGC GCCCTCATGGTGCATCACAGCCCTATGGAGCAGCCGTCTTCTCAGGCTCTATCGAGAGAGCTCTTCAGCGTGAATGTAGTGTGATCAAC CACCACCAGAGGCCTTCTAGTAGCCAC ACAGCCTCAGAGCAACTGTCCAATTCAGAGCACTCCTTACAGGGGTACTTTGGTTCTGGCAGTGAAGCGGATGTGGCCTACCAGCAGGACCCATCCCGTCAGACCCCGGTGTCCTGTAGCACCAGCGCAGGAGCAGATTCCTCTCAAGGGGTCCATCGTGCTCCACAAACCAAAACAGACTCAGTAACTCAAGCTAAAGACTGCTCTTCCGAACTAGCTCCCCACACTGCTGGTGGTGAAGAGAGTCACGAGCAGAACCTGACAGGAGCGTCTCCTGACCGGTACTCCTCCCCAGGACAGAAGCAGAACTCAGTCATTGCTAACCAGCAGTCAGTCCAGCTCTCCAGCCTCATGTCCAGCAGTTTAGCTCAAACCTATATCACCTCCCAGACCCAGTCACATCCCCCCCATTCAACCTCAGACAAACACTCCCCACTTTACGAGACTCTCCCTTCCCTCTCCAGCCAGTCTGACAATGTGGCTTCTGTTAGTCAGACTCTTGTTTACTCCTCAAGTCCCGGGCTTAGCCAGGAGCAGGAGATCCAGTATGGAGCCCAGGTTCAGGGCTTGTGTCAGAATCTCTCTGAGAACTACCCCACATCACACTCTCAGGGGCAAGCTTTAGTGACTCAGAGCTACGCCACCGGACAATCCCTTAACCTTAACTCATCGTACCCAACCACATGTGTGCAGAGTCTGCCCACATCAAATTCTTCACAGGACTACACCCTCATGCAAGCCTCAGTGGGAGGTAAAACGCATGGCACGCTATCCCAGCAGCACACACAGCCCCATAAATATGTGTTGTCTGCACCATTGCCTGCCTACTCTTTAACTTCTCAAGCCTTACAAAACAACATCAGATCCTCAATACAGGACATAAAGCCAACTTATGGCAAACAGAAACCTGGAGAGCTTCCAATCCAGGACATAGATGCTCTCCAGCAGGCATCAATGGAGGCCTCTGCTGCAGCTAGCAATATGTCTGCTCACAACAATGTCATCTATGTAGTTTCAAAAATGGACGATCATCACAAAACACAAAGCGTAATCCGAAGCAACTCGCGTTCTGATGATCAGATCATGGTACTGGGTCACACAAACGCAGCACACGTTAAAGATGAAAGGATGGGTTCTCTGAGCCAACAGCACATTCATCTAAGCAGTGCCAATGGTCAGGACACTACCAACACAAAAACGACAAACTCCAGTATCATATCTTCACACTTACACCTGAGCTCGGAACAGCTAAAGCAGCACACCTCTTTTCAACTGAAGTCTCCTGAGCAAAATCAACAAAACCACCAGAATCATTCTCAGTCCCAGAGCCCAATAGCCCACCCCCAATATATCACCGTCCCCAGCACTCAGGTTTTTCTCGAGCCCAACCAGATGATTCTGCTCCAGCAGCCCCTTGTCCATCATAGTCAAAACTCTTCAAAGGTGCTATCAGTGCAAGGTATCCAACAAGCTCAAGATCTAGGCCCTGTTCATGTCCAGTATCTGCAGATGGGCAGAGAACTAATGGGTCAAGGCATCACTGAAACCCAGAGGCAGCAGGGCACAGTAGAGTCCGAACAAGGATGCTCTGATTCCTCTAAACATCACTACAGCCATTCAAACCAGCAGCCACATGAGGCCAAAAACCACTTCGCTCTCAACTCCATTTGCTTCCCAGACTCGATGCTTCTTGCAGATGACAGAACTATTTTGTCAAATGTCGATGATATCCTCGCCGCTACGGTGGCAGCCTGTGGCGTCGCACCCCAAGACTTTGTCAAAGCGACATCCTCTGCTGAGGCAGAATTGGCAGTGATGGCAAGACCCATTGACTCTAAAGGTCACTACCAGACCGTGGATATAAGGCACATGTCACCTAGTTTCTCCTCAGCACAACAGTCAATCATGACCAACACTAGCTCCCACAACAGGACTATGACACTAAATGGAGTTCGAATGACCACAGACTGCCACGGTCAGCCTGTGCACCACAACAACAGTTCTGAACTTGACACAAATGGAGATGGGGGAGGCTCTGAGAATGACTTTCACTTAGCTGGGCAGGTGTATGACCCCCAAGGTTTCCAGAGTAGAGTCAAAGGGAATGCAAAAAAAACAGAGGACAGCCTCATGGAAAGCTCAGGGAATGAAGAGTTTCCCAAAAAGAAGGCTCGCTCGAAGTCCCTCACCAAACCAGGTGGTTCTGAGGAGGACGGTGGACAGGCCAGACCAGCGAAGCGTGGCGGGCAGACAAAGCGTCAGAACTCCAGGGGTAGTGACGCCAGCTCGCCATCTGCTTCACAAGGTGTGTTTGATGGTTGTCCGCAGCAGGAGAGAATCAGACAGAAGATCCGTGAAGTGGAAGAGAAACAGCCCGAGGTCAAAACTGGATTCATAGGCTCTTTCCTGGACTTCATCAAATCAGGCCCCAAACAGCAATACTCTCCAAATCCTACGCGGACTACCAGTCGCCCGAGAAAGCCCtgcacctcctcttcctcctcttcctcctcttcctcctcctcctcctcctcctcctcctccaacaaAACACCGTTGTGTGCTTTACCTTCTTTGCCTCCCAAACTACAGACTCTGCCCGTGATAACTCAGGAGAGCCCAGGTGTGAGCTCCCATCAGAAACGTCTGGAGGAAGATCTGCAGAAGAACCTGGAGACTCTGCCATCCTTCAGCTCGGATGAGGAGGAGAACACTGGGAAGAACCAGGCCCTGAGGAACAGCATCAGCTCAGCACTCTCCGCTCTGGATGAGTCTTCAGATCGGAAATCCAGGCCAG ATGACCACATGCCTGGTCCGATGATGAAGCCAGACCAAGTTGCCACCATGCCCCTCACCGTGCCGCTGACCTGTTTGTCGCGGGTTACCATTCCTATACAGACAGCAACTGCTGTGTCGTTAGGGAATGTGTTTGTGGCCAAAGAGGAGGTTAAACAGACCCCACTGGGACAGCTAGCTGTGGAGCTGATGAGTGTGGCCATCGAGGGGCTGACTGACGAGGAGCTGTCAGACAGCGGGGGGGAGGGCATGTACCGGGAGAGAGACGAGTTTGTCGTCAGGAACGAGGATATCGAAAACTTGAAG GTGACAATGAGATCAGGCAGCGAGCCTCCAGCCATCTGGAAAGTCCAGAAGGCTCTGCTGCAGAAATTTGTGCCGGAGTTGAGGGATGGAAAGAGAGTCTTCTCAGCCACCAACAGT TATCTTGGGTACTTTGGTGACGCCAAAACGATGTACCAGAGGGTGTATGTGAAGTTCTTGGACACAGTCAACAAAAGGGAGTATGTACGAGTTTGTAGTCGGAAGCCACACTGCAAGCCTATGAGCTCGCTAAG GGGTGTTCAGGTGAAAACTTTGCTGGGCTTGACAGCTGCCCCTCCCTCAGTCTCCCAAAGCCAAAAGCCTCGACCCAAACAACTGAAGCCCAGAGCAGAGCCCCCGCCTAAGAAGAGGAGGAAATGGAAGGAGGCGATTTCCCCTGCTGCCTCTGGATCATCTGCAGATGAGGGTGGTGACGATGATG agttgaACCCTCCAGTGCCATTTGCTTCACGGCTTCTCAACACGCGAACCATGAAGGAGACATTCAGGAGCTTCGTGGAACTGCTCGTCAGCATTGCCTTAGACGAGGATGTGATGACTGCTCTTGAGAGGGCAAATG ATGAGTTGCTGCTGCCACCTATGAAAAGAGTGGATGAGATGATCACTGACAACAGGAAGCGCCTGCTTCACAAGCTGCACATCGGGCAGGTCCTAAAG ACGGCCCTAGACGGCTTCCCAGAGATCTCAGTCGTGACTGAACTGAAGAAGGACAGGGAAACCCCGGCCTTTAAAGTGCGTCTCAGCGGGAGGGCCTACAACAAGAAAAGCCTGAAGCCCTACAAGATGCCCAACAAAGTGCCACAG GAGTATACAGTGGACCAGCAGAAAACTCAGTGGTTCTCTCTGTACCACTCTCTGCAGCATTACAAGTACCACACGTACCTCATGTGTAAGGACGAG ATCGCGTCTCTGCAGGTGCAGACAGGACACCTGGGGCAGGAGGAGACTGTTCAGAGGTGTCTACAGAACGGAGCTTGGGTAGAGGGGCTCTTCGATCGCTTCGGAGAGTTAATAAATCAAGTGCAGCAGGCCTGCCGATGA